The Musa acuminata AAA Group cultivar baxijiao chromosome BXJ1-8, Cavendish_Baxijiao_AAA, whole genome shotgun sequence genomic sequence ACCCTGTTTCCTTTCTATGTTTGTAGGCCATGATATTCAAAATAATTAGAAATTTCACCTATTTATCAAAGAAGCAAACGAGTGGTCTTTCCTCTATGTAACTGCTATGTTGTTCATTTAGAAAAAAGGCAAATACCAATACTCaccatcttttcttccaaataAATTTTTGCATCCTTCACATCTGCAGCCGATGGAGCATCCAACACCAccctaaaagagaaaaaaaaccaCAAGTATGTCCAAATCAGACAACATACTATTGTAGAAGCAACTGGTTGCTCGAGCCACAAAACCTGATAGCATTCACAGTATTTCTTCAGGCAATTTGATTTTTTGCAATTGCACCCTCTTTTATGACGTGCCGAAGCAGGAGTCTTTTTGTCATCATCCTAGAGGTGTTAAAGGGATGATCTTATGTAAACCAATAGTGGGAgacatgaaaaagaaaaacaaaggaaaagtATCAGATTGGATTGTTACCCCCATTTCCAGACCAGATTCAGATGTTCGAATTACTTTTGGGGCAAACGCAAGTGGATTACGAGATTCTATCTGCCTGCGAGTAGCTAGGACTGTTTCCTCGTGGATGGGTTTGTTAAAACATCCTTGACAAGAACAGGGCTCAGAACAGTAAACTCCAGCAGCAAAACACTCGCAATAGCTACATAAGATGCCAACATTCAATTCAATGCTAGAACTTAGTATTACTCAGACTGCATATGCTTTGTAAGTGACAAGAAAAAATAACAGATTCAATTGGAAAATGGAAAACATAAAACTACAATAGATAGTCTTAATTTTGTGCTTGGAATAGAAGGCATATCAGATATTTTATCTTTCTTATAAAAGTAACAAATAATTTGGAAATACTTGTACAGTATATGAAAGcaagatgaaaaatataaaagaacAAATCTTAACTGAAGTTCTTAATAATTTCATATCTATAACAAATTCAGATGAAATAAAAGAGCCTCACAGTTTCAAGCATTTCGACTTCTTACAGTTGCAACGCTTGCATCCGTCACTTTCGCCTCCATTTCCTGACTTGCGTCTAGAAATGAGGTTCCATTGTTAttgataaagtgaaaaaataaaagAGCGATAGCCAGGATCACATACAGCAGCATACCTTTTCTTCTTTGGACTGCCTTGACTTAATTCCTCACAGATATTAGGTGTGGCATCCTTTGGAGCATCATCGGAAACAATCTGAAGGTCAACTTCACTCCCACTGGGACAGAGATCCTTTTCGACAGCTGAGGACTTCCTCAGACTGTTCCTCCCAGCTGTTGTTGATGTCAAGGAACCAACAGAGCAAGGAATGCTGATTATTTGTTTCTCAGAAGCCAGAGTCTCCATATTAACCATTCTATCCTTTGATGTTGTTGCAAGGGCATTCAAATGTAATCCAATACCAGGCAAAGCATACAGTGATTCTCTAATCTCAGGTTTCAAATTCTTGGTGTCACAAACGCTCTTGCCTTTGAATGACAAAGAAGTCAATGGGTTGAGCTTGGAGTCACTATACAGATTCCTTTTAGAAACACTAGCCACTTCAAAAACCAAACAACGTCTGCGCATGCCACGTTGTTGGTGGCTGTCGACCTAACAAGAGAAATGGCAACAGTTACTGCACCTGCATATTGACGAAAACATACTCGATGCACTCAAGATAACCAAGTTCCATAATGAAGGCACAATGATCAGCTTCATACAGTGTGGTGTGGGGATGGGCAGGTCTTCAGCAGACTATGATACCCAAGCTTGGCTATAATCTAAACTCCTTTAGTTTAACTAACGCCTACCAGCATCCAGAGACCATCTCCCCTGCCTTTGCTGTAGGAGAGTGACATGTGTGTGTAGTATTTAATAGAATGACCCATTACCCTTTGAAAAAACATGAAGAAATCCACTCTAAATCCCCTCAACGACAATAGTGAGCAGGTCAACTAAATACAGAAATTTCAATTGTaagttcttttatttttcatttacatGAAATGATGATTCAAAACTCCAAACAAACTAACAGGTGCAATGCATCTTAAAAGTCTTCTGCAGAGATATTAGATGACAACATGATACATATATTAACTTAAGAAAATCACACAATTTTAGTAGAGTTCAAATATACCTAAAGTGCTTTAGGCTCTTGCAATCAGTCAGAACCCCcatgagaaggaaaaagaaactACTTGGTGCTTAACCATTCAACAGGTTACTCCTCTAACAATAAAAGGGTAAAAAAAGTGTCTTAAAGGTTTATAGCCCATGACAACATAAGATCCACAAAAGCATGTAAACTTCAGTCCACGGTCCATGTAGGAAGAATGCATAAACAACAAGAAGAAAAGGGATGTGAAGATAAACTGAGATACAAAGAAGCAAGAGGAAATCAAACAAATAACAATGATAAAGAACTACCATGTTGCCAATCGGATGCAGTAACAAGTACATCACTCATTTTCTGAATTGGATAACTCAATATTACCTGATCATCGCACATATCTGACAACATTTTTGTAGCATGATCTGTTTCATCTTCCTTCTCAAAAACTTTGCTACAGTTCTGAGAAGGATCTTGGTTGACATTATGGACACAAGGGCCATGAGAGATATCAGGTTTTGTTTTCTGTAGATGATCAGCATTCTCTGTGCAGTTTGACAACAGAGAAACAATGGAATGCCCATCATTGTCCACAGCTTTCTCACTCACTCCTTTGTGGGCCTCTGATTCTGTGGATGAATCAAATATCAACAGACTTTGACCATCATCAGGGATTAAACTTTCCCAGACACACCCAACTCCTTTGTCTTTGTTCAGCTCAAGTGGAAGATTTTCTTGAACCCCATCCTCCATAGCAAACAAAACTTTTCGCCTTTCTACCCCATTTTGAACAAAGTGAAACTCCACTGGTGTATGTCCTACATCGAGCTTAAGATCCATTTTAATACCAAGGCATGGTTCCACATTATGGTCAGGACTACCTGAATAATATTGTGTAGACTGAGGAAAGGTACTAGGGAGGGCTGGGCATTCATCAGGAGGATCAACAGTAGCCTCATTAAGTGAACATGTCATAGTGCAATTTTCCTGTGAGCTGGAAGTGAATCCGGATGGCCTACCAGCATCAGAAACCTCTGGGCATAGGCTACTTTCACCAACATTGTCTGAAAAATTTTCTTGTTTGAAATAGTCTGTGAAAGGATGCCTGAGAACAGGGAAAAAAATCATCACGAAATGGGAATCAAATTGAAATAATAACCttaaaatataagaaaaatgTTTATCACCTTGTCAAAAACCTAGTTTCCCTTGGAGGATTGTCATGTGGTGAACTAAATATGgaagaaagagaagcaaagttcaaTGGTTGATGTGTATGTGCAATAGGTACTGAATCTATCGACTTGACAGGCTGGATAGGAGACAAATTATTGATGAAGTTATAGATTGGTGAATCCTGCAATACAAAATGAAATCACTAAGCAAAATAATGTGTCAAACCCACAACATGTCATAGATCATTGAAAATGCAGCATGAGAATATTGATGATACTTGCTAAACAAATTACAAGACACACTGAGTAAATAATGTGCAAAACCAACAACATGTCATAAATGCAGCATGAGAATGTCGATGGTACTTACCAATCAAATTACAAGATGCATACCTtaccaagaaaaagaaataataatattgGTAACAAGACCAACCAGTATAAATGAACTTCAATCATCATACCTTACTACTAATCTGAGCAAATTGCTGGTCATGCAATGAAACATATTGGGCACCATGCAAGCAACAAGCTGGCACAGCCGCGTCTATAGAGAAAACAAATTCACCTATCTATATATCAAATGTGCAAATGTTTCGGCATCGACATGTTACATACATGACAGTAGTATATTCCGTGTCATTGACCTACAAGCACACTGATGTCATACAGCATCTGAGCTAGCAACAAGTTACACAGGTTGTTCTACCAGTCAGAGGCTACCAAggataaaatattaaatcttaGGTGGAACAATAAGTCAGAAAATTGCTTTTGAAAGGTGAATGGCATCGCAAAACTTAGGATTTTGCAGAAATCTAGTAAGATATTGGAAGTAATTCTTGGATTACATGGTGGAATCCTCAAAATTCTTTTAAAGTGTGATAAATGCACAATGAAGACAGCAAATCAGCATGATCACAAAAACATGTAAATCTTGTCACTTCAATCAGAGATTAATCTTTAGATGGAAAATTGACCATACGAAGACAGCAAAAACCAGAACACCGAACAAAATAAATTTAGTGGTGAGAAATAGAAAGAATCAATATATTCCTTCTATGGCACGCACCCAAAATAAATCAATTTTTTGAAAACTATGAACACAGATATTACTGTAATAAAATCAGATTTAGTAAAAATGTCACCAAGAAGAGAGATCCCAATCAAATTGTGATAATAAAAACATATAACaaatttaagaaattttttttatcaaaaacaaTTAAGAAAACCTTACACTCGTAATGTGTCCAAACTACATGCGGATCAATTAAAACCAGCATTATCAGAAACACTCAACGTTATGATGACATCCAAGCAACAGTCAGTAAAAAATGTCACTGTGCATACAGAGATACCATCTTTAACAAAAAACCACTTGAAACGCATTTTTTCAAACAAATCACCTTAATCAAAAGACTAAACTTATAAAGCATCCAAAATACACTCAGAACATTGACCGGTCATTATCGTTCAAATCAGAGGAAGAACACAAAAGTTGATATAAACCAGCATTTtctgtgaagaactcaagaatccAAGGCAGAACACAAGGAAAACATAACTAAAGCCAAACCTCCACTTGCATCAAAGCCACTCAAAATGAATCTTCCTtcaaaaatacaagaaaaaaattaGAGATAACCACCAAGTGGCAATTCAGTCAAAATGTCACCACATGAACCCGAGAACCCAAGCAAACTGTAGCAAGAAACTACCATGTCAAACACCTTCTTTTACTTGGATTATATCCAACGGAAGGCGCAGATCATCGAGCAACCCGAACTCTGTCCGGCGTCAACATTAGAGAAAAAGGACAACCATGACCGAAAGCCCACACTCTTTTCCGTCAAGAAACCAAGATTCGCAGGCGGACCAAACCGCAAAATTAACGAAGATCCATTCTTGCATCAGAGACACTCAACTCAATCCCGCTTCGGATCACAAGAAGCTACTAAGACTGACATAAGGGCGGTATTATGCCAGTTACAAGCCAAGATCCCAAGCAAATTTTGGAAAAATTAAGCGCATTTTTCAAGAAAGGATGTGAAAACAGTGGAAACCCACTGAGTGAAAGCGCATTTGGCAAAAATGCAGTCAAGAACCACTAAACCCCATCTCGTATCAAAGACACTCGACACGATCCTCCTTCTGGATCACGAGAAAACAGTGGAAAACACCAGAATCGCATTTCAGTCAAAATATCACCACGAAATCAAAGATCCCAAGCAAATTGTAGCCAAATTGACCATTTTTAACGCTTTTCTTACAAGAAAGAACACGGCAACGAAGAAATCAACAAGCAACCGTGCGGCCCGTGCCGTAAAATTAAAGGAAGAGCAGAAAGAGAAACCAAACAGACGACTTTTTCCCGTCGAGAACCAAGAATCGAAATCAGAACGCGAACGTAACCGAGAAAACCTCCATTCTTGCATCAAAGGCATTCCAACCCAATCCTCCCTCAGAACACAAGCAAAACAACCCTTATGCGTTCCAAGCAAAGAGATCCCAAGAAACAGAACAACATGGATCGATCAAAGTCGCGTCAGACACGAATCACCTCGAACTTGGAGAGCGGCGTCCCCGCGATCTTAGCCCGCTCGGGCGTGTCCATCTCGTCGCGACGCGCCTCAGCTCTGGTAGCTCACCCCAACATCTCCCTTTCTTCGTCTACCCCGCCTTACTCGGCTTTCTCTCCCATCAGTGCGCTCTAAGATTTCAAGAAGGGCCAATGGGCGGGAACcccatttttctcttcttttgggccctcctcctccgtctcctcctcctcctcctcgatccaATCTAAATGTATCCTCCTCTTccactctccctctctctctctctctctctctctctctctctctctaccaaaTCGGCCGTccccaccatcaccaccaccaccacccgccCTATGTCGCCATCTACCTCCTCCTCGTAGACTTTTGGGGTGAAAAGGATATGGCCAATGGCCTCCACGTCGCGAGCGAGATAAGAAAAGGACGGCGACTCGCGGAGTTAATAGTGAGACAGAGTCGGTGGAGACCGCCACCTTTGTTTTTGGCGCTCTCCCTTGGGCTTCGGGGTTTACCGACACCCGCTTCAAGAAACCGACGGTAACTTCACCTCGGTCTTTCTTTAATCTCATTACATGTTAATATTCAGAGCATGGGATGTGCTTAGCCGAATCCGGTGTTCCGCGGTGAGC encodes the following:
- the LOC135587885 gene encoding protein tesmin/TSO1-like CXC 2, coding for MDTPERAKIAGTPLSKFEDSPIYNFINNLSPIQPVKSIDSVPIAHTHQPLNFASLSSIFSSPHDNPPRETRFLTRHPFTDYFKQENFSDNVGESSLCPEVSDAGRPSGFTSSSQENCTMTCSLNEATVDPPDECPALPSTFPQSTQYYSGSPDHNVEPCLGIKMDLKLDVGHTPVEFHFVQNGVERRKVLFAMEDGVQENLPLELNKDKGVGCVWESLIPDDGQSLLIFDSSTESEAHKGVSEKAVDNDGHSIVSLLSNCTENADHLQKTKPDISHGPCVHNVNQDPSQNCSKVFEKEDETDHATKMLSDMCDDQVDSHQQRGMRRRCLVFEVASVSKRNLYSDSKLNPLTSLSFKGKSVCDTKNLKPEIRESLYALPGIGLHLNALATTSKDRMVNMETLASEKQIISIPCSVGSLTSTTAGRNSLRKSSAVEKDLCPSGSEVDLQIVSDDAPKDATPNICEELSQGSPKKKRRKSGNGGESDGCKRCNCKKSKCLKLYCECFAAGVYCSEPCSCQGCFNKPIHEETVLATRRQIESRNPLAFAPKVIRTSESGLEMGDDDKKTPASARHKRGCNCKKSNCLKKYCECYQGGVGCSIGCRCEGCKNLFGRKDGFLPRFEELEQAEKEANACEKENESLGDDQQNTSIQIDEHHSSGHILPITPYQSCRLSVELPFSSIASSTTSTKLSIGRSPALYGSHMLRKCEMVLPSPKLENNVSTVVEDDTPAILRPTVSPTTTGIRIASPNQKRVSPPHGGVGLSPPSRKGCRKLILRSIPSFPPLGSDVSTEHPVNYSNSSFGSSTVI